In the genome of Stomoxys calcitrans chromosome 4, idStoCalc2.1, whole genome shotgun sequence, the window aagcaggtttgtttcgaagatgggctatatcggactatatcttgatatagcccccatatagaccgatccgccgatttagggtcttaggcccataaaagccacatttattatccgattttgttgaaatttgggacagtgagttgtgttaggcccttcgacatcccccctcaatttggctcagatcggtttagatttggatatagctgccatatagaccgatcctccgatttagggtcttaggcccacaaaagccacaattattatccgattttgatgaaattcggggcagtgaattgtgtaaggcccatcgacatccttcgttaatttggttcagatcggtccagatttggatatagctgccatatagatcgatcctccgatttatggtgtaaggcccataatagccacattcattatccgattttgctgaaatttgggacagtgagatgtgttcggccctttgacatatttctgcaatttggtccagatcggttcaaatttggatatagctgccatatagaccgatctctcgatttatggttttgggcccataaaatgctcatttattgcccgatgtccccgaaatatggaacagtgagttaagttaagcccctcgacatattcctggaatatggcacatatcggttcagatttggatatagcttccatatagaccgatatctaggttttaggttttggggccataaaagacgcatttattgtccgatgtcgctgaaatttgagacagtgagtttggttaggctcttcgacgtccttcttcaattttgcccagatcggtccagatttgaatatagctgccatatagaccgatctctcgatttaaggtttagggcccataaaagaggcatttattgtccgatttcgccgaattttgggacagtgcttagtgttaggctcttcgacatgtttatgcaacttggcccaaatcggtccagatttggatatagctgccatgtagaccgatatctcgatttaaagtcttggccccttaaatggcgcatttataatccgatttcactcaaatttgacgcagtgacctatgttcggcttttcgacatccgtgtcgtatatagttcagatcggtatgagatatatgagtataaggtacgaattttgatgaaaggtggtttacatatatacccgaggtggtgggtatccaaagttcggcccggccgaacttaacgcctttttacttgtttacgtttatttttgcaaaacgtCAATCATTTAgtccaaaaattatattttacatATTGAGAGCGAGTATTTCAGAGTACATACTTAAAGAGAGTATTTCACTCATACAgtctcattttcattttgggcatCGCAGGTGTAATACGGAAATATATATTAATCCTGCGAtggccaaagttcggcccggtcgaactaaaTCAGTTTTTACTTGTAAGTTTCTGCTTTTGTATAGGAATAAAACCCCATTGtacattttcaatttaaataaaactttttttattttatttaagaataaaataaattattgataAACAAGTTTTGGTTAATTATAAATATTTGATCTACGATTGTAATGGATGTTATACTATATGAACCCTTCATTTAAATCTTGAACCCAATAAgtataaacaaatttcttttcaatACATTAAATATTccgtaatttttttctaaaaattaaattttagaataaaaaaacttaaatttcaggactgataaaaaaatttaaaaattaataatttttatgttCGAAAATTTGACATAATGCATGAATATTCATCGAATGCTGCTGTAGTTTGTTGATTTTCTGTTCCTTGATTAATGTTCCGAAATCATTCTGCATTAATAGAGGTTGGTCCAAAAGCGGTGGGCTGGCTGCCTGACTTAAGCCAAGGGTATGGGAAGGCAAGTCTTCGGTGGAATTTTTACTGCGAGAAATATTTTCCACCATATCATTTTCTTTTACATCATCCCATGGATGATTGCAAAGAGTTTCAAGACTGGGTGACTGATCTAAATCAAGGGTATGTGCAGACAAGTCTTCAAAGGAATTACTCTTAGAAATATTATCCATCATGTCTTTCTCGTCAATAACCATTTGAATTGCCTTGGATGTACTTGGACTTGGTTCAAGGCCCATTGGGTTATgaggatattttgtttttataaaacaaaattttattaaaatctttaGTTTTCGCCATTGCTTTTGTGCAGACAAGTTTTGTTTCAAAGCCTCAACATGGCCTGAGGATTGAAGGAATGCATTGTTTGACGCCATAAAATTCTGCTGATCCATGGGGTCCTGATGTGACTGCCTATCCATTGATAGAGAATCAATAAACGTTTGCCCTCTTGCCGAAATTTTATTAGTTTCGAGATTTAAGGGCTGcatttctttttcattattGGGCCCTGCATCACTTTTCCTCCTTTGCTTCAACATTTTCTGCTGGATATTCATATGGGATATAGCATTGCCATAATTAATCCTTTGCAATAATCTCGCTTTTCCATCGAATGAGGACTCACTGGAACTTTGCAAATCTCTGCTATGCCTAGATCGGCAGGAGTTCACTTCCCTTTTGAACGCTTTCTGGTTGATACCCTCCTTCAACTGGTTGCTCAATTTTCCCATTAACATGTTTTGCATATTCCAATTGGAAATTTCGTTGCCATAATTGTTGCGCCTGTTAACTTGGGCCTTAAGATGTTCATGTCTTTCGCGTTGCTGCTTTCTCCATTCCTGCTTGTTGAGTATATCAACTCGCCCATGCGATGTTGGAAAAGGTTCCCTAGACCTTAAGGCATTCTCACCTAAGCCATTAAGTCTTGAATAGTATTGACCCACTTCTTTGGCACGTATTAAATTGGTTATGAGTTTCTTTTTGGCCTGCTTTTCTTGTGCTTCTTGACATTTTCTTTTCTCATCTGCCACTCGAATGTCTTCAATTTCCTTGAAAAGTCTTTGTAAGCGAACTTGGCGTAGTCTTCTCTCTACGGCCTTCTCATCGAATTCCATAATGCGTTCATATTCTTCCCTAAGTTTTTCATATTCTCCATTTTTCTTACTCTTTGTCAGCATGCGTCGAAAATGGGGCGTCGATTTGATTTCGTatgacattttgcaaaaaaattttttttgtaaacaaaaaaaaatgtaaaaaagaaacttttgtaaattttaatgcgaaatacaattttactttttatttggataaaaattttggGCTTAAATTGATTccttatttcttaaaatttaaaatttttcgaactcCAAATTCAAAATATTGACATAATTAAGAAAGCTACTTCATAGAAATAGAATTGACAAGTAACAACAcccaccatggctcgcattcgtcaagttctttaaattactttttcaatatatatatgagctatatcaagttattgaccgatatggaccgtagaAAAATAccatctccaaaatttcaggcaaatcaagtaaaacttgcgccctccagtaactcagagtgtcaaattgggagatcggtttatatagcagctatatcaggttatcaccATTCAATAGCAaccgaggtttcagacaaggagacagcctatcgtgtgatctctttaatatccgctggaaaagattatacgagatgcacatgagaatagatatggcacacttatcacaatggaacacatgctactcgcctgtgTTCCATGATATCGACATTATATCGACTGCAgcatttgaaagaatcgaaagagagtcagtgaaaatgggtctggaagtaaatggagattagacgaaatggatggtttcaactcccaaaacgccttgtacaagcgagcagataaagaaaatgaagaaagttgggaaccacaactttgagacagtcagtaactttatctacctcggcaccgccgtaaccgaaacgaatgaccgcagttttgagataaagcgaagaataatactggcaaacagatgctactttggactcagtaagcagtttagaaacaaggccacctctcgacagacgaagactacactatacaagacactgataacttgtgctgttatatggttgtgaagcatgggtacttgtgaaagcagatgaggcagtgcttggagtatttgagagaaagattcttcgtaaaatatatggaccagtttgcgtcaatggagaatataggcgacgtatgaaccacgagctgtatgacgacgatagcatagttacacatatcaaaatacaactgctgcgttggctaggtcatgttgtcagaatgtataaagaagctccagcaaagaagtcttttgaaggcaaacatggtggtataTGCAAACCggtaagaccaaaagcccgatggaaaaatcaagtggtgggagacatctcgaaacttgatgtcagagattttggaatgagagcagaagatcgagcgcttggaacgctattctgttCTGGCAAAtgtccgattaagaccatacttgataaaatttcatccaaataggataagaattgcgccctcaagacgctcaagaagtcaagacccaatatcggtttatatggcagctatatcaaatataggccgatttggcctatttacaatcccagccgacctacactcataagaagtatttgtgtaaaatttcaagcggctagctttactccttcaaaagttagcatgctttcgacagacacacggacggacggacatggctagatcgaattaaaatgtcatgaagatcaaggatatctataatttataaaatcttagacgcatatttcgaggtgttacaaacggaatgacgaaattagtatacccttgggtacccaccaccatagattccgcTAAAACTGTACCGTTATTAAGTGAGTTTGTATGAGAATTATTTTGTAGCAATCAAGTCGGGAATTGATTGAGGCTTCAATGGCTTTAAaatgtcatatcgggatatcgataCTTATCACCCCatgtcaccatattgaccgattcagatgaAACTGGGCACTGATATTGTAAGTCATAGGAAAGGTTTTAGGgtcaaaattcaaccaaatcaggtgaCAGCTTAGGCTTCTAGGAGATCAAGAAATCAACaccggggatcgatttatatgggggctatatcagtttatagaccgactaggatcgtacttggcatggatgttggaagacataacacaagtctttgttccaaatttcagccaaatctgacgacAAATtatgcttctaggggctcaagaagtcaaaaccgggggtcggtttatatggggaccatccgatatggcccatttacaatcccctaCGATCTATAACAATAATaaatatctgttcaaaatttcaagtagctagctttacgcgttcgaccactattgtgattttcacagacgtacggacggactgacaggcatggctagatcgactcagaatgttgagacaATCCAgagtatatatgctttatgggatcgcataccaatatttcgagatataacaaacggaatgactagattagtataccaccatcctttgggggtgggtaaaaaaaaaaccagtaaggaaagacaaaagtcaggcggtgccgactgtataatatacTACTCCTACCCTGTAAGTACCaagtgggagcaatatctaattcttaaccaattttgatgcacctcgccggatgttttcagatgggttattaaacattcCTTATCAcatttcaaactgtaataatacggttgacaaatgacaacattattgcaaattacccaaattctgacgaacatgtatatgggagcgtgtatatatatatatgggagctataaataaatctgaacggatttcaaACACTATAGATATTGCAGTAGTCGTCGagtaaagcgttgtgcaaaatgttggcatgattggtcaataaatgcgtttgccgtggctctagaagtaaaaatctggcgatatacatatatggcagttatatctaaatctgaaccgatttctataatattcatcCATAGCATttagagtcataaaaaatccttcgagccaatttcgagagaatcgggtaacaaatgaggactttatttcaatatttctcaaagtcggaagaacatataaagggtgatttttttgaggttaggattttcatgcattagtatttgacagatcacgtgggatttcagacatggtgtcaaagagaaagatgctcagtatgctttgacatttcatcatgaatagacttactaacgagcaacgcttgcaaatcattttcagtgaatgggccctagaaaagttggcagaaaatccgcttttttatcgacaaattttgttcagcgatgaggctcatttctggttgagtggctacgtaaataagcaaaattgccgcatttggagtgaagagcaaccagaagccgttcaagaactgcccatgcatcccgaaaaatgcactgtttggtgtggtttgtacgctggtggaatcattggaccgtatttttcaaagatgctgttggacgcaacgttacggtgaatgaacacatttcgaaccgaacactgattttggtaataaaattcaatgatttgcataGTACAATAGTAGTAGTAGATGGTTAGGAGACGGAAGCTGCTGTAAACGTAATGAAAACAGGGTCTTAAAAGTCCTCTTTGCTGCTTTAAACGTTAAAAAATAcataagagtagagtagagtagagtagagtagagtagagtagagtagagtagagtagagtagagtagagtagagtagagtagagtagagtagagtagagtagagtagagtagagtagagtagagtagagtagagtagagtagagtagagtagagtagagtagagtagagtagagtagagtagagtagagtagagtagagtagagtagagtagagtagagtagagtagagtagagtagagtagagtagagtagagtagagtagagtagagtagagtagagtagagtagagtagagtagagtagagtagagtagagtagagtagagtagagtagagtagagtagagtagagtagagtagagtagagtagagtagagtagagtagagtagagtagagtagagtagagtagagtagagtagagtagagtagagtagagtagagtagagtagagtagagtagagtagagtagagtagagtagagtagagtagagtagagtagagtagagtagagtagagtagagtagagtagagtagagtagagtagagtagagtagagtagagtagagtagagtagagtagagtagagtagagtagagtagagtagagtagagtagagtagagtagagtagagtagagtagagtagagtagagtagagtagagtagagtagagtagagtagagtagagtagagtagagtagagtagagtagagtagagtagagtagagtagagtagagtagagtagagtagagtagagtagagtagagtagagtagagtagagtagagtagagtagagtagagtagagtagagtagagtagagtagagtagagtagagtagagtagagtagagtagagtagagtagagtagagtagagtagagtagagtagagtagagtagagtagagtagagtagagtagagtagagtagagtagagtagagtagagtagagtagagtagagtagagtagagtagagtagagtagagtagagtagagtagagtagagtagagtagagtagagtagagtagagtagagtagagtagagtagagtagagtagagtagagtagagtagagtagagtagagtagagtagagtagagtagagtagagtagagtagagtagagtagagtagagtagagtagagtagagtagagtagagtagagtagagtagagtagagtagagtagagtagagtagagtagagtagagtagagtagagtagagtagagtagagtagagtagagtagagtagagtagagtagagtagagtagagtagagtagagtagagtagagtagagtagagtagagtagagtagagtagagtagagtagagtagagtagagtagagtagaatagagtagagtagagtagagtagagtagaatagagtagagtagagtagagtagagtagagtagagaagagtagagtagatttttcggatattaattatgcgattttgagcttgttttttgaagaaaaaacgtgGAAGTTGCACTAGTACGTATTTtatgccataatcttcaatactgtatactcaactcgaaaacttttttcgcatcaaaaattgggaattttcataaggggttagcctttgctaaaaaaatgcaaaaaaaataaaatgtgaatttttaggTAATGCTGTTAATTATaagaatcgtcttcgaatttcaaactgcggaatactggaaaattttcgaaattcgaaaaaattaaagagTTACAACTTGTTTCGCCTTGAAAATGACCCTAAaattttacgccaaaaaaattggtttcagcGACCTTTTTCACAAGAAAACTtttcagtattgcttcatccagcaccacctcggaaagcgattttcctcacgaatccaacggtgtctgaaatattctaaagtttgcaaaattaaggaagttatagcaattgcaaactcacgttggtttttttgaatttttttatatgaattttgcaattttgaagcaatactctacaGCTTTCAAGGAAACAGCAGATAGTATGGCATCGTCCAGCACCAtttcggaaagagattttctttgcgaatccaacggtgccctccaattttgaaattcgcaaaacaaaaggtgttacagcaatttcaaattgaccttgttttttagcatttttcggatattaattatgcgattttgagcttgtcttttgaagaaaaaacataggagttgcactaatacatattttttgccataatctttaatactgtatactcaactcaaaaatttttttctcataaaaaattttaaattttcataaggggttagcctttgctaaaaaaatgcaaaaaaaattaatttgaatttttaggTAATTCTGTTAATCGTacaaatcttcttcgaatttcaatctgcgaaatgctggaaaatttttgaaattcgaaaaaatgaaggagttacagcgtttttggccttgaaaattacCTTAaatatttacgcccaaaaaTTGGTTTTGGCTGTGCTTTTTTTAcggaaaactttacagtattgcttcaccCAGCaactctacggaaagagattttcctcacgaatccaacggtgtctgaaacattatgaagtttgcaaaactaaggaaattTTAGAGaagttctttttttaattttttgaatatgaattatgcgattttgaagcaatactctacaGTTTTCTGGGAAACAGAAGAGAGAGAACTTGCGAATCTAACGGtgccctcagaattttgaaatttccaaaacaACATATGATAcagcaattttgagcttgttttttaaggaaaacccaaaggagttgcactaatctaTATTTTTTGTCTTAATCTTCAATagtgtatactcaactcgaaaattgttttcgcatcaaaaattttcataattttcacaacaatttttttttcacaaaattttcataattatcacccgtcacttgcaattggctatccgtaataacgaagaattgaacaaattgctGTCCGGTGTCACCATTGCTCAATGTGGTGTATTGCCAAACATCCAAGCTGTTCTCTAGCCCAAGAAGATCGAAAAGAAGGCTTAAATTATCTACGAGCatgaaagaaaaaatgtaaatacaggccattgtataaatcaacaacaatccgtccttttcaggacgacaaacaatttttaaaaagagaaaaaactatatCAAACATTATTTTATAAAGTAAATTTACTTACAAAATAGTTTTGAATAataagtaaaaatttaattgttgctaaattaaaaaaaacaaaaaaaaaacaaaatacaacagtttattatttttaaccATTTCGCaattttcaaatataatttCATCTTATCGACCGTGCTGTTGCAGATATTTTAATATAGATGTCATAATTATCAGTTAGCAACTATCATGCATCAACATTTCGCCTTTTTGCATACATTAACATAACAAGAATTTAGTTTTGTCGACCCTACCTACTCAAGATTATCGGCATTTAATAGGATCAATGTTACCATAAGGgtactgtaaaaactatttattttacattttaatatCACATAGTTAGTAATCATTGTTCATTTTCTGATGCTGAAAAAAAACTTGGCAcaatgtaataacaaaacatcggaACGAAGTATCTACGATCGTCCCTCTTCGTGCATTTGTGACAAAGTTAGCAGCTCCAAGTAAAGGAAAAATGTAATGGTAGTATATGCATGCATTTTAgtatctgtgtgtatgtatgcttcTTAGTGTTGTATTCCATCGTTTCATCGTGTTGTTCTAATGgggttggtttttgttttgtcatgTTTGTATATTATAGAAGTTACATTTTTGCCGACGGCAAATTGAAATATGgtaatatttattaatttaaataaattttattaatttttttttattaagaattTGTAACAAgaaatatctctttttaaatatgctttgtggtcctgaaaaggaccgattgttttagtttttaaaatgtTCTCCAAAATAGCGTCAAGATAATGTTTAACCGCCGAAACCGTACAAAGTGCGGCCTTGTCTCTTCAAAGCATAGACTTCAAACCATAGACCATCCATAGCGGTGACGGTTTTACGCTTAGGGTGTTCAGTGTAGGTGAAAGCATCACGAATAACGTTTTCCAACAACACCTTCAGGACAACACGTGTTTCTTCGTAAATCCATCCAGAGATACGTTTTACACCGCCACGACGAGCCAAACGTCTGTTTGCAGGCTTGGTGATACCTTGGGTGTTATCACGCAACACTTTACGATGACGTTTAGCGCAACCTTTTTCCAAGCCTTtggctttgctaaaaaaattcaaaaaaaaataaaatgtgaatttttaagtaattctgttaatTTTATGAATCTTCTTCGAGTTTCGAACTGCGgacagagtagagtagagtagagtagagtagagtagagtagagtagagtagagtagagtagagtagagtagagcagagtagagtagagtagagtagagtagagtagagtagagtagagtagagtagagtagagtagaaattcgcaaaacaaaagatgttacagctatttcaaactcaccttgatttttagcatttttcggatataattatgcgatttgaacttgttttttgaagaaaaaatataggagttgcactaatccgtattttttgccataatctttaatactgtatactcaactcgaaaattttttttcgcatcagaaatttcaaattttcataaggggttagcctttgcaaaaaaaattcaaaaaaaaataaaatgcgaatttttaagtaattctgttaattgtacgaatcttttttgaatttcgaattgcggaatgctggaaaattttcgaaacttgaaaaaattaaggagttacagcgtttttggccttgaaaacaaccttgaatttttacgaccaaaaaaattgatttcagCGACCTTTTtaactgaaaactttacagtattacttcatccagcaccaccacggaaagcgattttcctcacgaatccaacggtgtgtgaAATATTCTAAAGTTTGCAAaattaaggaagttacagcaattgcaaactctcgttggtttttttgaattttttggatatgaattattcgattttgaagcaatactcttcaGTTTTCAAGGAAACAGAAGAGAGTATTGCATCGTTcaacaccattacggaaagagctttccttgaaaatccaacggtgtcctcagaattttgaaattcgcaaaacaaaggatggtagagtagagtagagtagattagagtagagtagagtagagtagagtagagtagagtagagtagagtagagtagagtagagtagagtagagtagagtagagtagagtagagtagagtagagtagagtagagtagagtagagtagagtagagtagagtagagtagagtagagtagagtagagtagagtagagtagagtagagtagagtagagtagagtagagtagagtagagtagagtagagtagagtagaatagagtagaatagagtagagtagagtagagtagagtagagtagaatagagtagaatagagtagagtagagtagaaattcgcaaaacaaaagatgttacagctatttcaaactcaccttgatttttagcatttttcggatataattatgcgatttgagcttgttttttgaagaaaaaacataggagttggaCTAATCcgtattttttgccataatctttaatactgtatactcaactcgaaaattttttttcgcatcagaaatttcaaattttcataaggggttagcctttgcaaaaaaaattcaaaaaaaaataaaatgtgaatttttaagtaattctgttaattgtacgaatcttctttgaatttcgaattgcggaatgctgaaaatttttcgaaacttgaaaaaattaaggagtt includes:
- the LOC106092657 gene encoding uncharacterized protein LOC106092657 codes for the protein MSYEIKSTPHFRRMLTKSKKNGEYEKLREEYERIMEFDEKAVERRLRQVRLQRLFKEIEDIRVADEKRKCQEAQEKQAKKKLITNLIRAKEVGQYYSRLNGLGENALRSREPFPTSHGRVDILNKQEWRKQQRERHEHLKAQVNRRNNYGNEISNWNMQNMLMGKLSNQLKEGINQKAFKREVNSCRSRHSRDLQSSSESSFDGKARLLQRINYGNAISHMNIQQKMLKQRRKSDAGPNNEKEMQPLNLETNKISARGQTFIDSLSMDRQSHQDPMDQQNFMASNNAFLQSSGHVEALKQNLSAQKQWRKLKILIKFCFIKTKYPHNPMGLEPSPSTSKAIQMVIDEKDMMDNISKSNSFEDLSAHTLDLDQSPSLETLCNHPWDDVKENDMVENISRSKNSTEDLPSHTLGLSQAASPPLLDQPLLMQNDFGTLIKEQKINKLQQHSMNIHALCQIFEHKNY
- the LOC106092654 gene encoding histone H4; this encodes MVLNDAMLSSVSLKTEDKAKGLEKGCAKRHRKVLRDNTQGITKPANRRLARRGGVKRISGWIYEETRVVLKVLLENVIRDAFTYTEHPKRKTVTAMDGLWFEVYALKRQGRTLYGFGG